In Cystobacter ferrugineus, the following proteins share a genomic window:
- a CDS encoding patatin-like phospholipase family protein encodes MSANLSLRAGPEALRLIRERGLRAEDVDVVPGASGGPKSLVLSGLDRVVFGEFFRARSRPLHLIGSSIGSWRLACLGLADPVAALERFAEAYIAQSYPPRPSPERVSQTSQEFLDTVLGPEGDSSILGHPWARLHVLTNRCRGLSALEQRYLQTLGLALGALGNVVSRRTLGLHLERVIFHTAGDTTPFTRLDALRSVHVPLTRANLRPALLASGSIPLVLSGVRIPEAPAGVYRDGGILDYHLDLDFGAGQGWVLYPHFYPYVVPGWFDKSLRWRRAGPTNFRRVLLLSPSPEFVARLPHGRIPDRTDFERLPDAERMRAWRQVVAESERLGEEFHEGLATGRLVERIQPL; translated from the coding sequence ATGAGTGCGAATCTCTCCCTTCGGGCGGGTCCCGAGGCGCTGCGGCTGATCCGCGAGCGGGGCCTGCGCGCCGAGGACGTCGACGTGGTGCCGGGCGCCTCCGGGGGCCCCAAGAGTCTGGTGCTGTCCGGGTTGGACCGGGTGGTGTTCGGTGAGTTCTTCCGCGCGCGCTCCCGCCCGCTCCATCTCATCGGCTCGTCGATTGGAAGCTGGCGGCTGGCGTGTCTGGGCCTGGCGGATCCGGTCGCCGCCCTGGAGCGCTTCGCCGAGGCGTACATCGCTCAGAGCTACCCGCCCCGGCCTTCACCCGAGCGCGTGAGCCAGACCAGCCAGGAGTTCCTGGACACCGTCCTCGGCCCGGAGGGCGACTCGAGCATCCTCGGACACCCCTGGGCGCGCCTGCATGTGCTGACCAACCGCTGCCGGGGCCTGTCCGCGCTCGAGCAGCGCTACCTCCAGACGCTGGGGCTCGCCCTGGGGGCCCTGGGCAACGTGGTGAGCCGCCGGACCCTGGGGCTCCACCTGGAACGGGTCATCTTCCACACCGCGGGGGACACCACGCCCTTCACGCGGCTGGATGCGCTGCGCTCGGTGCACGTGCCATTGACGCGCGCCAACCTGCGTCCGGCGCTTCTGGCCTCGGGCTCCATTCCCCTCGTGCTGAGCGGGGTTCGCATCCCCGAGGCCCCCGCCGGTGTCTACCGGGATGGCGGCATCCTCGACTACCACCTGGATCTCGACTTCGGCGCGGGGCAGGGGTGGGTGCTCTATCCGCACTTCTACCCGTACGTGGTGCCCGGCTGGTTCGACAAGTCCTTGCGATGGCGCCGCGCGGGTCCCACCAACTTCCGGCGCGTCCTGCTCCTGTCTCCCTCGCCGGAGTTCGTCGCGCGGCTGCCCCACGGGCGGATTCCGGATCGCACGGACTTCGAGCGGTTGCCCGACGCGGAGCGGATGCGTGCCTGGCGCCAGGTCGTGGCCGAGAGTGAGCGGTTGGGAGAGGAGTTCCACGAGGGGCTCGCCACGGGCCGGCTGGTGGAGCGCATCCAGCCGTTGTGA
- a CDS encoding ATP-binding protein, with product MSSGEGVQDGWMARVLGLARLESPEGSQVRLERRAAAMLAYVGLEGPSPKFTVASLLWPDSPPTTIRANMRQLLRRLRLLCDGVELVEATSESLTLVPWLWLDVAQLKAAAEAHSHSRVLEIVRSAGSGSLLSGLELEDCDELSRWLDGARTAVEGWVRAARQQGVTQAMARGDWNTASALVHAWLQQEPESEQAGRHLIQLHYLQGDRDAALAAFERLRETLSRELDVDPMPETLALVRQIEKGTAVRPPSPAAPGAPLPLSVRRPPMLAGREAAWRELEEGFATGQLVFISGEPGVGKSRLVEEFAASKGRWVKIEGRFGDQAIPFAAQARAFRIHMSHRPEVILPDWVRTELSRILPELGGTRPPPLASEADELRFYDANAEAMRLLMDGYRVVVTDDVQYWDSASAKVFTYAFERILDSSTDKALAPRFIDCYRRGELPPYSANSVRQLVDTGRARLIELGPLSEEQVRLLLASLELPGAEAHADALARYTGGNPLYILETLKHLIETDGLRKDWPHRLPPPGRVGPLLQRRLERLSPRALQSAQLAALAGPFFRTSFVPEVLELSATESLAALAELEATQILVGERFSHDLVEEAIRASVSPVAARALHARLAVVLERSRAPALILAHHWREAGELERALSIQPEPL from the coding sequence ATGAGCAGCGGCGAAGGGGTTCAGGACGGATGGATGGCTCGGGTGCTGGGACTGGCGCGCCTGGAGAGCCCCGAAGGCAGCCAGGTGAGGCTGGAGCGGCGGGCCGCGGCGATGCTGGCCTATGTGGGACTGGAGGGTCCCTCGCCGAAGTTCACCGTCGCGAGCCTGCTGTGGCCCGACTCGCCGCCCACCACCATTCGCGCCAACATGCGCCAGTTGCTGCGCCGCCTGCGCCTGCTGTGCGATGGCGTGGAGCTGGTGGAGGCCACCTCCGAGAGCCTGACCCTGGTGCCATGGCTCTGGCTGGACGTCGCCCAGCTCAAGGCGGCGGCCGAGGCCCACTCCCACTCCCGGGTACTCGAGATCGTGCGGTCCGCGGGGAGCGGCTCGCTGCTCTCCGGTCTGGAGCTGGAGGACTGCGACGAGCTGTCGCGATGGTTGGACGGCGCGCGCACCGCCGTGGAGGGGTGGGTGCGTGCCGCGCGCCAGCAGGGCGTCACCCAGGCCATGGCCCGGGGGGACTGGAACACCGCGTCCGCGCTGGTACACGCCTGGCTGCAACAGGAGCCCGAGTCCGAGCAGGCCGGCCGCCACCTCATCCAGTTGCACTACCTCCAGGGAGACCGTGACGCCGCCCTGGCCGCCTTCGAGCGGCTGCGCGAGACCCTCTCCCGCGAGCTGGATGTGGACCCCATGCCCGAGACGCTCGCCCTGGTGCGGCAGATCGAGAAGGGCACCGCGGTGAGGCCCCCCTCCCCGGCCGCGCCAGGTGCCCCGTTGCCCCTGTCCGTGCGGCGGCCACCCATGCTCGCCGGCCGGGAGGCCGCCTGGCGCGAGCTCGAGGAGGGTTTCGCCACCGGCCAGTTGGTGTTCATCAGCGGCGAGCCCGGGGTGGGCAAGTCCCGGCTCGTCGAGGAGTTCGCGGCCAGCAAGGGACGGTGGGTGAAGATCGAGGGGCGCTTCGGGGATCAGGCCATTCCCTTCGCCGCGCAGGCCCGCGCCTTCCGGATCCATATGTCCCACCGGCCCGAGGTGATCCTCCCGGACTGGGTCCGCACGGAGCTGTCCCGCATCCTTCCCGAATTGGGGGGAACGCGGCCGCCGCCGCTGGCCTCGGAGGCCGACGAGCTGCGCTTCTACGACGCGAACGCGGAGGCCATGCGGCTGCTGATGGACGGCTACCGCGTCGTCGTCACGGATGACGTGCAGTACTGGGACAGCGCCAGCGCCAAGGTGTTCACCTACGCATTCGAGCGCATCCTGGACTCGAGCACGGACAAGGCCCTCGCGCCCCGCTTCATCGACTGCTACCGCCGCGGCGAGCTGCCGCCCTACTCGGCGAACAGCGTGCGGCAGTTGGTGGACACGGGACGCGCGCGCCTCATCGAGCTCGGTCCGCTCTCCGAGGAACAGGTCCGCCTCCTCCTGGCGAGCCTGGAGCTGCCCGGTGCCGAGGCGCATGCCGACGCCCTCGCCCGCTACACCGGAGGCAATCCCCTCTACATCCTCGAGACGCTCAAGCACCTCATCGAGACGGATGGGCTGCGCAAGGACTGGCCACACCGCCTTCCCCCGCCGGGACGGGTGGGCCCCCTGCTCCAGCGCCGCCTGGAGCGGCTCTCGCCCCGAGCCCTCCAGAGCGCCCAGCTCGCCGCCCTGGCGGGCCCCTTCTTCCGCACCTCCTTCGTGCCCGAGGTGCTCGAGCTGTCCGCCACCGAGAGTCTCGCGGCGCTCGCCGAGCTCGAGGCCACCCAGATCCTGGTGGGCGAGCGCTTCAGCCATGACCTGGTGGAAGAGGCGATCCGGGCCAGCGTGTCTCCCGTCGCCGCCCGAGCGCTGCATGCGCGGCTCGCCGTCGTCCTCGAGCGCTCCCGCGCCCCCGCCCTGATCCTCGCCCATCACTGGAGGGAAGCGGGCGAGCTGGAGCGTGCACTGAGCATCCAGCCCGAGCCGCTGTGA
- a CDS encoding 2OG-Fe(II) oxygenase, which produces MRFQPPWSGAFRLQTFFHRTPEALPASAIEAMRSAILDSSLLGESNLTAQFSGTYGFSVTFRREARAEVTERFPAFAPFLEAALLPGCNAFLLNPLLVHNGRGVAAHLDRSMGSYGAGLGNPIAVSVLYIQVPERLAGGELRLYHRGERVAALAPLARSLVTFRGDLVHEVASVEAGAPELSAARISLVVEQYRVSEPLLARVPRFELRTRKGVAA; this is translated from the coding sequence ATGCGCTTCCAGCCACCCTGGAGCGGGGCCTTCCGCCTCCAGACCTTCTTCCACCGTACGCCCGAGGCCCTGCCCGCGAGTGCCATCGAGGCCATGCGCTCGGCCATCCTGGACTCGTCCCTGCTCGGGGAGAGCAACCTGACGGCGCAGTTCTCGGGCACCTATGGTTTCTCGGTCACCTTCCGGCGCGAGGCCCGCGCCGAGGTGACGGAGCGATTTCCCGCCTTCGCCCCGTTCCTCGAGGCCGCGCTCCTGCCGGGCTGCAACGCGTTCCTGCTCAACCCGCTCCTGGTGCACAACGGGCGCGGGGTGGCGGCGCACCTGGATCGCAGCATGGGCTCCTATGGAGCCGGCCTGGGCAACCCGATCGCGGTGAGCGTGCTCTACATCCAGGTGCCGGAGCGGCTCGCGGGGGGAGAGCTGCGGCTGTACCACCGGGGCGAGCGCGTGGCGGCGCTGGCTCCGCTCGCGCGCTCGCTGGTGACGTTCCGGGGAGACCTGGTGCACGAGGTGGCATCGGTCGAGGCCGGGGCTCCCGAGCTCTCGGCGGCGCGCATCAGCCTGGTGGTCGAGCAGTACCGTGTGTCGGAGCCGCTGCTCGCGCGGGTGCCGCGGTTCGAGCTGCGGACCCGGAAGGGAGTGGCGGCATGA
- a CDS encoding SRPBCC family protein — translation MSELTMEWWVPQPPEQVFAAFEDPFRQRRWYGAPPGGLRLGEEGESEVGEPLRVNLLDEREVPLAQICRVLEVDSGRGLVMELTWEGREDYGRETTRVSFTLHPAEGGTRIEVRQGPFSSREAEQAHRAYWEANMGRLARVVSGEVVPCFEEFWEESSGFVEPLGQAAHAVLAGMRDAGAAPELVAQVEETLYTHLGRLPEETAKVLGAVLRARLHGGLPGGGA, via the coding sequence ATGAGTGAGCTGACGATGGAGTGGTGGGTGCCCCAGCCGCCGGAGCAGGTCTTCGCGGCCTTCGAGGATCCCTTCCGGCAGCGGCGCTGGTACGGGGCCCCACCGGGGGGCCTGCGCCTCGGCGAGGAGGGGGAGTCGGAGGTGGGCGAGCCGCTCCGGGTGAACCTGCTCGACGAGCGGGAGGTGCCCCTGGCGCAGATCTGCCGCGTGCTCGAGGTGGACTCTGGCAGGGGACTGGTGATGGAGCTGACGTGGGAGGGGCGGGAGGACTACGGCCGCGAGACGACCCGCGTCTCCTTTACCCTCCACCCGGCGGAGGGCGGCACGCGCATCGAGGTGCGCCAGGGCCCGTTCTCGAGCCGAGAGGCAGAGCAGGCACACCGGGCGTACTGGGAAGCCAACATGGGGCGTCTGGCCCGGGTCGTCTCCGGGGAGGTCGTGCCATGCTTCGAGGAGTTCTGGGAGGAGTCGAGTGGCTTCGTCGAGCCGCTCGGGCAGGCGGCCCATGCGGTGCTCGCCGGCATGCGGGATGCCGGAGCGGCGCCCGAGCTGGTCGCCCAGGTGGAGGAGACGCTCTACACGCACCTCGGCCGCCTGCCCGAGGAGACCGCGAAGGTGCTGGGGGCGGTGCTTCGCGCGCGCCTGCACGGGGGGCTTCCTGGTGGAGGAGCATGA
- the tpx gene encoding thiol peroxidase yields the protein MAKITLKGNPVQTKGELPSVGAPAPDVTLTGMDLSDKKLSSIPGKRVLNIFPSIDTGVCATSVRTFNKRATEKPGVTVINVSMDLPFALKRFCGAEGIEKALSFSGFRGDFGEKYGVTIQDGGLAGLYSRAVVVIDEGGKVVHAEQVPEIGQEPNYDAALAKL from the coding sequence ATGGCCAAGATCACCTTGAAGGGCAACCCGGTCCAGACGAAGGGAGAGCTGCCCTCCGTGGGAGCCCCGGCGCCGGACGTCACGCTCACCGGCATGGACCTTTCCGACAAGAAGCTGTCCTCCATTCCGGGCAAGCGCGTGCTCAACATCTTCCCGAGCATCGACACCGGGGTGTGCGCGACGTCGGTGCGCACGTTCAACAAGCGCGCGACGGAGAAGCCCGGCGTCACGGTGATCAACGTCTCGATGGATCTGCCGTTCGCGCTCAAGCGCTTCTGTGGAGCCGAGGGCATCGAGAAGGCGCTGAGCTTCTCGGGCTTCCGCGGTGACTTCGGCGAGAAGTACGGCGTGACCATCCAGGACGGAGGGCTGGCGGGCCTGTACTCCCGCGCGGTGGTGGTGATCGACGAGGGCGGCAAGGTCGTCCACGCCGAGCAGGTGCCGGAGATCGGTCAGGAGCCCAACTACGACGCGGCCCTCGCGAAGCTGTAG